In Cryptomeria japonica chromosome 5, Sugi_1.0, whole genome shotgun sequence, the genomic window CGCAGGACGCAGACGCAGACGCAGACGCAGAGGCAGCGCAGAGACGTCCGCGCAACGTGCTACCGTCTCGCAAACCTGCCAGCCAGCAGGTGGTCATTGGAATGTTACGACCCGCACCAATAAGGAATCGTAACGCCTCCCTGCGCGGCCACCGACATTCAAGCTCGTCCCTTAGCCTATATCCTTGGTTTTGGGACATTTCCAAAGGATCTTTTGGCAGATGGGAGACTTACTCTTGGAAATTGAAGCTCTTGGAGACACCACCACCATTCTTGTAACATCGTCAAGCTACCAAGTTCATCAAGCATTCCAACACTTGCCAACCACTAAgggagtaatctaactctatcttgcaCTTCCAATATCTCGTTTATTTTCCAATTACCAAATAGCATAGCATTGTCTTTGTATTTGTCTTTACATTCTTTTTTATCAGCTTATTCATCATCTTCCTTTCCCGTGGCTTTTTGGGTTGTCTGTGGAGGCGGAAACACCAAAATGAGGTCTGACTTAGGCAGACTCCGAAAcataacccccaacattttctctcttgcatgcatGTAGGCACAGCTTCGCAAAGAGGAGATTATCTTGCAGTAGGCTTCACAGCGTGGACCGGTTGTGAGATTTTCCTATCCTTTAGCATTTCCCTTATTTTGTTTCGTAATCTGTGTTTTCCATAATTTCCAATATTGTTTAACTAGTTTATAAGTTTTGTCAGCGTGTCCAGGACTTTCTGCTCGGACTCTACAATCCGTTTGTATAGGACGACAGCGCGTCGCGCTGGTGTCCCAACTTCACGCGCTTGTCCCAAGGACAGAGGCTCTGTAGAGCCATTCAGAGACGCTTCTCGAGTGGCTACCGCACCTTGTATAaatttgttatcccctggctcatcttagcgccaGTTCGCAAAGGTAATCGAAAGGacaatttgtccttgaggattcgccatccttgaggtgacaaattccctccattaTAGCACTGAACCGCACATGCATCCAGCTTATACAGAGTGCCAATCCGAACACCATTAGCAAGAACCATAgaacctctagtcatcttacatccACCTTGTGAGAAAACAACCTGCACTCCCACATCGCTCAACTTGCTAACTGAAAGGAGGTTTCGTGCCAAACCAAGGATATGCAGgacaccatcaatccccttcactctaccatcaggGAATTGAATCTTGACTCTTCCATGGCCAACAACCTTCAAGTGAGAATCGTCACCCAAGTCCACCTTcccatcatcatattcttcatacttcGAAAACCAATCGCTGTGAAAGGTCATGTGGAAAGAAACACCTAAGTCAATCAACCATACATCTTCTGATGCATGGGTTGTCAAAGCAGCGACAAAAGCATCCACGTCATCTTGAGAGGATTTATTGAAATCGGAATCAGAGgaattcttgtttttctttttcttctcctctttacaaTCTTTCGGGAAATGACCGGATTTGCCACAGTTCCAACATTTAGCCTCGTTCTTTTTACCAAGAGACTTAGATCTCCCCGAAGACTTTGATTTACCCTTGTCATTTTTCTTGTCTTTCTCCATCGTTCTACCACGAGCAACTAAGGCAACCATCTCAGAAGATTTCTTCGCATCTCTTCAAATAACAACGAACCAACCACATCCtccattttgaaagtggttgttgtgctcTTAATGGCCATCACAAAGTGATCccatgagtttgacaaagaacatAACAGAAGAATGCATTTATCTTGctcattaatcttatcatcaaCAAAATTCAATTGAGCAACTAGCATATTGAACGCATTTAAGTGATCTGCAACAGACCCTCCTTCCTCCATCCTCAAAGAATACAGCTTCTTTCTCAGGAATAacttatttaccaaggatttcccttgataaatatcaccaagcttcttccaaagtgcagttgcagtcttctcctcatggacattcagGAGCACTGAATCAGCCAGACAGAGTCTTATCAAACCCTTGGCTTTTCAATCCTTTTTGTCCCATTTATCTTGCGATGTGTTTGGGGGTTTTGTCGAGGAAACTGAAACCCATAGATCTCTATCCACGAGCatgtcctccattttgagtttccacaactcaaaattgtTACCATTAAATTTATTCATCTCTATTCTGCTGGATGTACTTGCCATATCTAACTTGCAACAAAGTTATGAAATTTTCCACTGCAAAACTCCCACTGAAACTAGATCAACACAAAAATCCCGTCAACCCAACAACAATAATAAAGCTAACCagattctgataccaattgaaaggaagccTAAGTGCGGAATAACACTTCCAAATGCTAAATATAATAGGAGAGGTGATGCAGAAATTTcttacaaacttttaaacaattacaaattagataaacacataAAATCAGATTTCACAAATAaaaccacaacactagatttacgttggaaaaccctttcgagaaaaaacccACTCCAAAAGCCAGATTCAATTGTATTATTCAGCAACAACAACAGTTACAATACAATGCACAAAGCCAATGCTTTTCAGGAATAGTTACAACAGAGATTTCGAGAATAATTCCAACATAACAACCCTTCAACTTGTCTCATACAAAACCACTAAGgcatcaacatatttatagagctcatCACAAAGTGGCATGTgcacatggtttccaaaaccaacttcaaAGCCCATGAGGTAAATTGTGTCACAAGCAACTTCTTGCTAATCCAATGAAacgttgcacatagcaacttccgAAGCAACAATACCTATCTCTTCCATAATGGTCATCTTGCCAAATgtaatgtaagtacaacatagaagttaCCATGACCAAAAAAGAGTCTttcttacctcacaccacttgtcaaaagtgaactcaaataATAAATGCAATCTGCCAAAATATAACTCCCCATGACTCTTTCACCGAACTAGAAACCGACgtaatcataatagaaaatttatCATAAACTCAACAACATATGACACTAATTCTCAAAACTTCAAGACTTCCAAAGtggaaaaataaaacaaataattaaattagcaagtttggactctaaggttgaggcaccttaatcccGACAGATTGCAACAACAAGCCTTTGACCACAAGCATATTTAAAGGCATGGAGTTATGCTGACATTTCTATGGTCTTGAGGTGGCACTAGGAGATGTGACAGGTAAATTTGATAGGATCAACCCCATGTCACCAAGTTTGATGAATAGCCCATTGGTCATGTGTGCTTGCAAGTTTCTATTTCTTCATGGTGTTTCTCAAATGTATGTAGTTTACATTCTCAAATTTAGTTATCCCTTCGGTCTAGATTGTGGCTTACTTTACTATGTGTCTAGGCTGTGACCTTTATGGACAGTCATCTTTTTAAATACTTAAGCAGTGATCATAATAGAATCCTTCATTCAACTATCAAGAACGTATTAGGCAACAAAGCACTTTGATAGTAAATAACAAATCGCTCCACTGACATGCTAATATTCCAATTCACTAGTATCATAAATACATCCTTTACATGAATTTTTTTCCAATACTACATCCTTTCCATGAACTTTTTCCAATACCATATAAATTGACCTTCAAAATTTCAAGATAAAATAACCAACGGTTAAAGCAATTTGTAAACATTAACTTGCATCGTAGATTGCTTCAGAATTACCATACAAATAATGTTGGTAATTTGTAGACTATCCTTAGATCAAGTAAAATATAGTTACCATACAAGTAACGTTAGTTATTTGTAAATTATCCATAGACCAGTAAAATAATTGGACGAAATCTCTGGAGAGAAGCTGCATCACATAAGCGGTGCCTCATCAAATCAGTCTCAAATTTAATTACAACCTTGAAAAGAACTACCAAATGACTTAAAAAAATTGATTGTGTTTCTAAAAACCATTTTTCTCTTACCTTTTAAAGCTTTTCtttcaaaatgttgaaaaagagaaTACGCCTCAAGTAAATGTAAACATAGAGAACAAAGATAAGGGACCCTCACTTGAGATTATATATGTAAAACCAAATGGGTGTTCTATCAATTACTGCATTCTTACCAAAGAAACAGAAATATATCCCCAaaaatatgaatttgattttggtttCATATCTCAGCAAGTATCACAGACCATTTCAAAGAATTGCACAAGACAAACCATAGGCCCTATATAAACAAAATACAGCACATTAACTCATCAAACACATACTTTGTCTCAAGATTCAGGGAgatttgtcttcctcttctttttcttgtgctttttctgtccTTCGCCATTAGCAAGCTGAACAGATTGTAGAGGAGCTGCAATGTACGACTCTGGCCCAGTATCAACAGCATTTTGATTCTTACCAAGGTCTTTGGCCTTTTTCTGCAAAAGAGCATaactcaaaaattcaaaaagtaaTGAAATGCTACGGTAAATACCATGTTTCATATGAAAAGGGAACTCTTAAGGATAGAGATATATACATGACAGAACTGTTGGGCAAAACAAAGTACTCGAGACCATGCAACAATTACTTTAAAATAAAAACCTTTTAAATAGGAAATTCTGAAGGATAGAGATATATACATGAAAGGAATGTGTGGAACTAAACAAAGTACTCGATAGACTATGCAACAATTACATTGAAACAAAAGGCATCAAACTATTCAATAGACTAATAAGATGCCACTAGACTGTAGAAAGAGATTACTTGCAATTTCATACAAGTATTTACATAGCTGGTGAATCTTTCagcttttattaaataaataattgagagCATAAAAATCTGTTAGTCCTTGCAATTTTTGGTGGAGATCCATTTTAAAATGTTTCAATGGCATGGGCCCCAACAGATACCCAAAAAAATAACAATCTAGAAAAAAGGCCAGAGGAATCAAAATGGAAGCCAAAGATAACACTACAAAACAGAAGCTAACTTACAAAAGAGAATCTCTGAAAGTTACCTTTACAGATGCTGTAATGGCTTCCATTTCTTCCTTTGAAATCTTAGCAGATTTATTGGCATCGGAAAGCAATGCTTTTGAACTGCTTGGCTCCTGTATGAACAAAATGTATTTAGAAGCAATTCCGAGAATATGCTTCCAGACAAACATTGTTCATTATTGGCATAAAAGTAAACTAATGTTATCAGACCTTTGGAGGGACAAATGCTGCCTCCCTCTTTCTCTTGTTTTCTGCTGTCTTCTCTGATTGTTTTTCTTGCTTCTCATGCCACTTCTTTGCAGCTTTTCTTTCTTCACTCAAAAAATATTCTCCACTTTCTAGTTGTAAGTCAATCTGCAAAAAGAATCAAGATGCTCAATATAAAAAGTGTGTACAGATCTTGCACACTTGCATGAGGTGCAAAAGGTatccaaagaaaagaaagaggTGTTTCATAGACAGATTATAACTAAAGAAAACATTACTAATTCGTATCAGATTCAAAATTTAGTATATCTCGATATTAAGCCACTTACCTTGACATATAACAAAGACTAGACAAAACTGAAACGGTTTCATAATTTAGTTCTATTTGCTGTGCAATATCTGATAAGAATGTCCATTCATGGTTGGCACGTCAACCATAGTTATTTAGTTATAACTCATAAATTGGGCAACTTAATATGCAAGTGGATTGGTGGAATTATTCAGACTAAGGGTTGATAGAAACAAATTAAAAGGAACGATGAAAAATGGAATTTGAAAATAGGCATTGAAAACATTAGATGTCTTTGTAATACTTCTATACACTTCTCTCATGTAAATAAATCATTCGAAAATAGAATTCATTCTCCTCCTTGGTAAACATTTGTTTGTGACTGTGGATAAGAGAAGGTGCAATTTCTTGGTTCTTTCAAGATGTTGTTTTATACTTCACTTGTGTCTGCTCACTACACGTATGGTAAAGATCTTGAATTCTAATATTTTTACTTTATAACACTCCAACCCACCTTGCTAGGTTGCTGTGGTGGAGGGAATGGCGTGTAAGGCTTCTTCTCTTTTTGCTTCACCTTCCTTTGCTTTACATTTCTCCTGCTTGAGGGAAACATGGATATCATTAAAATCATTACTACAAGAATAAATACATAATTGCTTAAGATAATGGTATCTTGACTTAGAAAATAGAAGCTCATCTTAGTACAACATCCCGACTCTGCAAAATCTAGACCACAACCATAAAAACTTGTGAGACAGAAAGGGATTAAAACAACTCACTTCTTAAACTTAGGCAGAAACCTATCCCAATTCTCTCCTGCAAGCTCTGCGTTCTTGGCAAGTTCCCGCTTGATCATGAGTTCCTGATAGCATAAATATGCCACACCAATAATCAGGATATAGTTCAACAATTTTTTATCAGTTCTATACCAATTAGCAACTAAAAAATTAAGAAGCTTTTGGAACCAAGATTGTGTTGTTACCTTGATATGATAAATAGGATGTATATTACGAATGCAATCTTCAACAATTCTGCGGACTTGTTTCAATCCCTTAAATGATCCCATAGCTGCAACAGTGTTTCCCTGCAGGATAATGTTGCATTTACATCacttaaagaaaaaaaaatctacTAAATtcaataagttaattttataacaGCAATGAAGAGAGATTACCATTCACTAGATTAATCAAATGAAAGAACCtataaacaagaaaacaatcaaaaaatatCTCACCTGAACAAGAACATAGCAACCTGTCAAGAGCTCAATAGCCTGTAGCACAAACAAAATCCAGATCAGatctttaaaaaatcaaatttacaTGTTAATTAACTGCTCATTCCCTCCCCTGATTATTGCCACTGTTATAAAATTGAGAAACATATGGAGACCAAAGCCATATTAAATTCAGAAGAATATTATAATTTACTTTACCTTGAGTGTTGAACCATTAGGACCCAAGAGGCGTTGCCGACGTTTAACAAATCTTTCCTGAGCAATCAATAAAAGTCTTTTTCAGAGCAAATAGACAAAACCATCATCATACCAGTACTCTGAATTATAAAACCATTTTCTCTTGAAGACTACTACTTTGTTCTTAAAAAAGTTCTTGATAATTGGAAACCTACGGGAAACTTATCTGAATTGATAATAATTAGAGTAATTACCATCAAAAACCATTCTTCAAACTCAGTCCTATGAATTACATAACTTGTCCATGA contains:
- the LOC131077720 gene encoding KRR1 small subunit processome component, producing the protein MEETEEKQQEARPPRYKGKHDKPKPWDTPDIDHWKVDKFDPSWNEAGMLEVSSFSTLFPQYREKYLQDAWPVVTRALKEHGIACELNLVEGTMTVSTTRKTRDPYIIVKARDLIKLLSRSVPAPQAIKILDDEMQCDIVKIGSIIRNKERFVKRRQRLLGPNGSTLKAIELLTGCYVLVQGNTVAAMGSFKGLKQVRRIVEDCIRNIHPIYHIKELMIKRELAKNAELAGENWDRFLPKFKKRNVKQRKVKQKEKKPYTPFPPPQQPSKIDLQLESGEYFLSEERKAAKKWHEKQEKQSEKTAENKRKREAAFVPPKEPSSSKALLSDANKSAKISKEEMEAITASVKKKAKDLGKNQNAVDTGPESYIAAPLQSVQLANGEGQKKHKKKKRKTNLPES